Part of the Spirochaetota bacterium genome is shown below.
CGGCGCCGTGCGCGGCGGTCTCCATGACGCAGCGGGAAATGATCCCGGGACCGATAAACGGCCGGGCCGCGTCGTGAAAGAGCAGGATGTCGTCGTCCGCGAAGGGGAGTGCCGAGAGCGCGTTGTACACGGAGCCCTGGCGCGTCTCGCCGCCGGCGACAATCGCGCGCACAAGGCCCCGTCCGTGCGAAGCGGCGATCGACTCCACGCGACCGCGCTCGTCTTCGGGGCACACGAGTATCAGACCCGATATTTCCGGAACCGTTGCGCAGGCGCGCATGGACCAGGCGATGACGGGCATTCCGCCCAGGTCCATGAATTGCTTGGGCGTATCGTTCCCCAGGCGCGCGCCGCGACCGCCGGCGAGGATAATGAAGTAGGTGGAGGACATTTGTCGGGACGCTTCCTCTCGATTGTATTCAGACCGGGGAAATTCTCTCCGGGATAACGGCAGGCGTCAATTATCTAATGCAGGCGGGCTTATAAAAAGTAATTCTTGACAGCATGCGACGTATCAGTGCATCCTCAAAACGAATTTGATTTGCCCGTGGATTGATACCATGTTCAAGAGGTGGTAAATGCCCGATCGTTCAAAGGATTGGCTGCGCCAGGCGGAACGCGACCTTGAACAAGCCTCCGACTCGCACCATTCCGCACG
Proteins encoded:
- the ispD gene encoding 2-C-methyl-D-erythritol 4-phosphate cytidylyltransferase; protein product: MSSTYFIILAGGRGARLGNDTPKQFMDLGGMPVIAWSMRACATVPEISGLILVCPEDERGRVESIAASHGRGLVRAIVAGGETRQGSVYNALSALPFADDDILLFHDAARPFIGPGIISRCVMETAAHGAAAVYVRATDTITRGDGGFVESIPPRDALFAAQTPQGFRYAVIRAAHERARAAGLFDASDDVRLVMESGVRVKMVEGEYRNLKITTAFDYDVARMIAGQYR